The Clostridia bacterium DNA window AGCCGCCACCGGAGGCGCAACTGGGCGACCGCGCCGAGGCACGCGGTGATCACGGCCCCGGCGAAGGCCGCGCCCAGCACGACGACGGCGAGCGTCGTGTTCATCTTCCACATGAGGAGACGCACGTCCACGGTCTGCCCGTTCTGCGCGGCGAACACCGCCACGCCGAACGCGAACAGCAAAAAAACGACGAGGTACCAGGTCAAGGGCGCACCCCCGCATCGACACTTCGCGGCGGCCGTCCCGGATCCTGTCGGGTCAGACGGTGCGGCTTCGCGGGCGGTGGCGGCGCTGTTCCCGGTGGGCAATCTCGATCAGCGTGGCCTCGTGGAGCTCGTCGAGCACGTACAGCGTCCCCCCGGCGCGGCGCGCGAGTTCGGCGAGGTAGCCACGGTTGGGTTCCAGGCCGACGCAGCTGAAGGGAAGGCGGGCGCGCGCGATCTCGTCCGCGGCCTGCAGCGCGTCCTCGAGCGGCCCGAGCGCCGATCGGGACACGGTGGGAATGCCGTCCGTGATGAGAAGCAGAAGCGGGCGACGCGGCCGGCTGGCCGCGAGGTACGCGCGGGCCGTCTCCAGCGCCGTCGCGAGCGGCGTCAGGCCGCTGGGTCGCACGGCGCGCAGGCCCCGCTCCACCGAGGCGTAGTTGCGCGTGAGCGGCACGTGTAGCTGGGCGTCGCGGTCCTGGAAGCTGATGACCGCCACGCGGTCGCGGCTCGTCGCCAGAAGGTGGCGGACGAGGTCCTGCGCCGCGCGGATCCGGGCGCCCGCCATGGAGGCGCTGGCATCGACGAGGAGGACCAGGTCGAGCGGCCGCGCGCGCTCCCGCCTTCGGATGCGGAGGTCCGCGGCCTCGACGCGCGGGGGTGCGGCGCGGCCGCACGTGCGCTGCGCGGCGGCGGCGACCGTTTCCGCAGGGGCCAGCTCGCTCCAGGGCTCGGTCGCGCGCAGCGGCTCCACGCGCGCGCGCGAGCCGCGGCCTGCCGGCTCCCACGCCCGGCGCCCGAAGCGGCGCGCGCCCTGAATGCGCCGCGCGGCGGCGCGCAGGGCCATCTCCACCTCGTGCACGTGCGATTTCAGGAAATTGCGGAGCGCGCGGCCCTCCTCCGTGAGCTCCAGCCGGTCGCCGCGCCGCGCGATCCATCCCTCCTGCATCCAGCGGTCGAGGACGGATCGCTCCAGTCCGGGGAGGCCCGCCGCGTCCCACGGCCGGCCGTGGATCACTTCAAGAAAACGGGGGCCCTGGGCGACCCGGTCGAGCGCGGCGGCCGCCGCCTCCGCCCCTCCGGCCGCTCGTGCGGCGCTCACCGCCATCGAGAGCAGTTCCTCGTCGCCCGGCGCTCCCCCGCGCCGGCCGCCCTGGCGGAGAAGCGTATCCGTGACGTCGGCGTAGGGAGCGAGGTCGTCGCGGTCCGCCGCGCCGTCCGAAGCCAGGCGGTGGCGGACGCGGGCGATGGCCCGCACCTGCAACCCCTGCGCGGCGATCTCCTGCTCCACGGCGGCGACGAGATACGGCACGAGCGACCGCGCTTCCATGGGAAGGAGCGCCGCGAGGTGCACGTGGTTCAGGTGGGCGAGGCGAAGCGTCAACCGCCG harbors:
- a CDS encoding VWA domain-containing protein, translating into MTTDARAADRADALRLRRRLATFDVDVRELVRTLASGHGGRLGDSAVVSTCVHLLDARRPDEATIVLNRDAGRVFYGRARPGEVVHIDVFHEVGEVDHRGVAARLHAADRAWRLDHGETAASHLDFVDIQTGTGGGRVTGSLTHGRRLTLRLAHLNHVHLAALLPMEARSLVPYLVAAVEQEIAAQGLQVRAIARVRHRLASDGAADRDDLAPYADVTDTLLRQGGRRGGAPGDEELLSMAVSAARAAGGAEAAAAALDRVAQGPRFLEVIHGRPWDAAGLPGLERSVLDRWMQEGWIARRGDRLELTEEGRALRNFLKSHVHEVEMALRAAARRIQGARRFGRRAWEPAGRGSRARVEPLRATEPWSELAPAETVAAAAQRTCGRAAPPRVEAADLRIRRRERARPLDLVLLVDASASMAGARIRAAQDLVRHLLATSRDRVAVISFQDRDAQLHVPLTRNYASVERGLRAVRPSGLTPLATALETARAYLAASRPRRPLLLLITDGIPTVSRSALGPLEDALQAADEIARARLPFSCVGLEPNRGYLAELARRAGGTLYVLDELHEATLIEIAHREQRRHRPRSRTV